Below is a window of Candidatus Poribacteria bacterium DNA.
GAACCTGCTCGCCCTCGAAGCGCTTGACGCCAAGCCGTTTGGAGTGGCTTTCGCGCCCGTTCTGCGTGCTGCCCTGACCCTTCTTGTGCGCCATTTCGGTTCCCTCCCGAGGTCCGGACAGCTAGGAGTTGATCGCTTCGACTCGGAGCCGCGTGAACGGCTGCCTGTGACCCAGCTTCCGCTTGTACCCCTTGCGACGCTTCGACTTGAAGACGATCAGCTTCTTGTTCTTGTCCTGCGCAACGATCTCGCAGACGACCGCGGCGTTCTCGACCTGCGGCGTACCGATCTTCGTCTCGCCCGAATCGAGCGACACGAGCCGCACATCGCTCAGCGTGACCTGGTCGCCCACGTCGCCGTCGAGCTTCTCGACGTCCAGCATCTCACCCACCGCGACGCGATACTGCTTGCCGCCGGTGGTGACAATCGCGTGCATATGCGTCCACTCCTGGTGCCCTAGCCGGGCTCCACCTGAAACCTCTGGCAGCCCGCTAGACTGCGAGACTCATGCTATCCCGCGACGTGAGGCATGTCAAGGTTCACCGGCTCCCCGCGTCACGAGTCGGACTCGTCGTCGAGCTTGCGTTTGAGCCCGTGGAGGGCGTTCAGCGCTTCGAGGGGCGTCATGGTGTCCGGGTTCAGGCGGGACAGCGCTTCGCGGAGCTCTTCGAGTACGGGGTCCGCTGTCGAGGATGCAGGCGCACCGAACAGTGAGAGCTGCAATCCGCCGTCGGTGACGTTGCGCTTGGGGAGCCGCCGACGGGCACGCGGCGCCTTTTTGTCACCGACCGAGATGTCGTGCCTCTCCAGGATGCCGAGGATTTCCCACGCCCGCTGCACGACGGCTTCCGGCAGACCCGCCAGCCGCGCGACGTGGATGCCGTACGACTGGTCCGTGCCGCCTTCGACGACCTTGCGCAGGAACGTCACCTTCTCGTCGTCTTCGTGAACCGCGACGTTGTAGTTGCGCACC
It encodes the following:
- the rplU gene encoding 50S ribosomal protein L21, with the translated sequence MHAIVTTGGKQYRVAVGEMLDVEKLDGDVGDQVTLSDVRLVSLDSGETKIGTPQVENAAVVCEIVAQDKNKKLIVFKSKRRKGYKRKLGHRQPFTRLRVEAINS